From one Bacteroides fragilis NCTC 9343 genomic stretch:
- a CDS encoding SLC13 family permease: MAITIIILVLSAVFFMSGKVRSDLVALCALVLLILFNILTPEEALSGFSNSVVIMMVGLFVVGGAIFQTGLAKMISSRILKFAGTSELKLFILIILVTAAIGAFVSNTGTVALMLPIVVSMAMSANINVSRLLMPLAFASSMGGMMTLIGTPPNLVIQNALIEAGYERLSFFTFTPVGLVCVTVGLIVLIPLSKIFLTKKSDKEARGKRKNKSLQELAGEYQLSQNLYRVEVEESSGFVGKTIQELGIPQRYHVTILEVRRRSVSSRHFFKTKKQEMAEAGTLIEAEDILYVLGEFENVKRFAGENRLSLLDTHKTEGSLHDTDEGFDFQEIGIAEILLLPTANLINKPVKASGFRENYSINILGIQRKRDYLLKNLKDEKMHSGDILLVQGSWANIARLGEDQSQWVVLGQPLAEAAKVTLNHKAPVAALIMLGMIVTMMFDFIPVAPVTAVIVAALLMVLTGCFRNVEEAYKTINWESIVLIAGMLPMSLALEKTGASEVVSQSLVNGLGAYGPFALLAGIYFTTSLMTMFISNTATAVLLAPIALHSAVQLGLSPYPFLFAVTVAASMCFASPFSTPPNALVMPAGRYTFMDYVKVGLPLQIIMGVVMVFVLPLLFPF, translated from the coding sequence ATGGCTATAACGATTATCATTCTCGTACTGTCGGCTGTCTTTTTTATGAGTGGAAAGGTACGTTCCGACTTAGTGGCGTTGTGTGCGCTGGTATTATTAATCCTTTTCAATATCCTCACTCCGGAGGAGGCGCTTTCAGGATTTTCTAATTCTGTTGTTATTATGATGGTCGGCCTGTTTGTAGTAGGTGGTGCCATCTTTCAGACGGGGCTGGCAAAGATGATCAGCAGCCGTATCCTGAAATTTGCCGGAACAAGCGAACTGAAACTTTTTATCCTGATTATATTGGTGACGGCTGCCATCGGCGCTTTTGTCAGCAATACGGGAACGGTGGCGTTGATGCTGCCTATTGTGGTCAGTATGGCCATGAGTGCCAATATCAATGTAAGCCGTTTGCTGATGCCTCTTGCTTTTGCCAGTAGTATGGGTGGGATGATGACATTGATTGGTACACCGCCCAACCTTGTGATACAAAATGCCTTGATTGAAGCCGGCTATGAACGTCTCTCTTTCTTCACTTTTACTCCTGTAGGCTTGGTGTGTGTCACTGTCGGGCTGATTGTGCTGATTCCGCTGAGTAAGATCTTCCTGACGAAGAAAAGTGATAAAGAGGCACGGGGAAAGCGCAAGAATAAGTCGCTTCAGGAGTTGGCGGGTGAATACCAGTTATCACAGAACCTTTATCGGGTGGAGGTTGAAGAGTCTTCCGGTTTTGTAGGTAAGACCATACAGGAGCTAGGGATTCCGCAGAGGTATCATGTGACGATTTTGGAGGTTCGCCGCCGTTCGGTTTCGTCCCGGCACTTCTTCAAGACAAAAAAGCAGGAGATGGCAGAAGCCGGAACTCTGATTGAGGCGGAAGATATTCTTTATGTATTAGGAGAATTTGAAAATGTAAAACGCTTTGCAGGTGAGAACCGTCTGTCTTTATTGGATACACATAAGACCGAGGGGAGTCTGCATGATACGGACGAGGGATTCGATTTTCAGGAGATAGGCATTGCTGAAATTCTGTTACTGCCTACCGCTAATCTGATAAACAAACCGGTGAAAGCTTCCGGATTCAGGGAGAATTATAGCATCAATATATTGGGTATTCAGCGTAAGCGTGACTATCTGCTGAAGAATCTGAAGGATGAAAAGATGCATTCGGGAGATATCTTGCTGGTGCAGGGAAGTTGGGCAAACATAGCCAGGCTTGGTGAGGATCAGTCACAGTGGGTCGTTCTGGGGCAGCCGTTGGCTGAAGCGGCCAAAGTAACCCTGAATCATAAAGCACCGGTAGCGGCACTGATCATGTTGGGTATGATTGTAACCATGATGTTTGACTTTATTCCGGTGGCTCCTGTGACGGCCGTAATTGTAGCGGCACTGCTGATGGTACTGACTGGATGTTTCCGCAATGTGGAAGAAGCTTATAAAACAATCAACTGGGAGAGTATTGTGCTGATAGCGGGTATGCTGCCCATGTCATTGGCATTGGAGAAAACCGGAGCTTCGGAGGTGGTGTCGCAATCGTTGGTGAATGGGCTGGGAGCTTATGGCCCTTTTGCTTTGTTGGCAGGTATTTACTTCACAACTTCGCTGATGACAATGTTTATCAGCAATACGGCCACTGCTGTGCTGCTTGCTCCTATCGCTCTTCACTCGGCCGTACAGTTGGGGCTGAGCCCTTATCCGTTCCTGTTTGCCGTGACAGTGGCGGCAAGTATGTGTTTTGCTTCACCTTTCTCCACGCCGCCTAATGCGTTGGTGATGCCGGCAGGACGCTATACGTTTATGGATTACGTAAAAGTAGGTCTGCCGCTTCAGATCATTATGGGCGTGGTAATGGTGTTCGTATTGCCGCTACTGTTTCCGTTTTAG
- a CDS encoding TlpA family protein disulfide reductase, protein MKKNFFYAGGLSLLLWGMAACSGQGKADKAAVVADSVVVKTDSVAADSTGYIVKVGESAPDFTITLTDGKQMKLSELRGKVVMLQFTASWCGVCRKEMPFIEKDIWLKHKNNPEFALIGIDRDEPLDKVIAFGKSVGVTYPLGLDPGADIFAKYALRESGITRNVLIDREGKIVKLTRLYNEEEFASLVDQIDEMLKK, encoded by the coding sequence ATGAAGAAAAACTTTTTTTATGCAGGTGGTCTGTCATTGCTTCTTTGGGGTATGGCAGCATGTTCCGGACAAGGAAAAGCGGATAAAGCAGCTGTTGTTGCGGATAGTGTAGTGGTGAAAACGGATAGTGTTGCGGCAGACAGCACAGGATATATTGTGAAAGTGGGAGAGTCAGCTCCCGATTTTACCATTACTCTGACCGACGGAAAGCAGATGAAACTCTCCGAACTTCGCGGTAAAGTGGTGATGTTGCAGTTCACAGCCAGCTGGTGCGGAGTATGCCGTAAAGAGATGCCTTTTATAGAGAAAGATATCTGGCTGAAGCATAAAAACAATCCTGAGTTTGCTTTGATAGGCATTGACCGTGACGAACCTCTCGATAAGGTGATCGCATTTGGAAAGTCGGTAGGGGTGACGTATCCGTTGGGATTGGATCCGGGAGCGGATATCTTTGCGAAGTATGCATTGCGTGAATCGGGCATCACCCGGAATGTCCTGATAGACCGGGAGGGTAAGATTGTGAAGCTGACTCGTTTATATAACGAAGAGGAGTTTGCCTCACTGGTGGATCAAATAGATGAAATGCTGAAAAAATAA
- a CDS encoding glycosyltransferase family 1 protein, producing the protein MRDGKPIEILHIVGTRPVGGIGALLKNINTSIDLNKFHFTYVFSADSNIGDFDNYVRKLGSDIVVFPSYHLKYLFLYLKVIFCFYKRNAKKYDIIHVHSANTGVLDLLFAKIYGIRIRILHSHSTKYSSKKIRSIRNYFLQFPTIYLANTYFACGYKAAEFLFGKKRLEKVYIIHNAIFSKKFIYNATVRERVRVELKIENDCLLLGHIGNFTKEKNHGFLIDILEELLNINDNVKLLLVGDGQLRSEIEEKVKLKRLQKYVCFLGRRTDISELLQAMDFLIFPSFFEGLPVTLIEAQASGLRCVVSDRITLETKITNNISYLNLNRDPSTWAEVVWKLFEDKTFIRKDTSKEICESGYDIHLESEYLERIYLNLLHK; encoded by the coding sequence ATGAGGGATGGAAAGCCCATTGAAATACTGCATATTGTAGGGACTAGACCTGTTGGAGGAATTGGTGCTTTATTGAAAAATATAAACACTTCTATTGATTTAAATAAATTCCATTTTACATATGTGTTTTCTGCCGATAGTAATATTGGAGATTTTGATAATTATGTGAGAAAATTAGGTAGCGATATTGTTGTATTCCCTTCATATCATTTGAAATATTTATTTTTATATTTAAAGGTGATTTTCTGTTTTTATAAGAGAAATGCAAAAAAATATGATATAATTCATGTACATAGTGCTAATACAGGAGTATTAGACCTTTTATTTGCAAAGATATATGGAATACGGATAAGGATTTTACATAGTCACAGTACAAAATATTCTAGTAAAAAAATAAGGTCCATTAGAAATTATTTTTTGCAATTTCCTACAATATATTTAGCAAACACTTATTTTGCATGTGGATACAAAGCTGCTGAATTCCTTTTTGGAAAAAAGAGACTTGAAAAAGTTTATATTATTCATAATGCAATTTTTTCTAAAAAATTTATTTATAATGCAACTGTTAGAGAGAGAGTTAGAGTTGAGTTGAAAATAGAGAATGACTGTTTACTGTTGGGGCATATCGGTAACTTTACGAAAGAAAAGAATCATGGTTTTTTAATAGATATATTGGAAGAATTATTGAATATTAATGACAATGTTAAGTTGCTGTTAGTAGGGGATGGCCAACTTAGAAGTGAAATAGAGGAAAAAGTAAAATTAAAAAGATTGCAGAAGTATGTGTGCTTTTTAGGTCGGAGAACTGATATATCAGAATTATTACAAGCTATGGATTTTTTAATTTTTCCTTCTTTTTTTGAAGGTCTACCAGTGACTCTGATTGAAGCGCAAGCTTCTGGTTTAAGATGTGTCGTTTCGGATCGTATTACTTTGGAAACAAAGATAACGAATAATATAAGTTATCTTAATCTCAATCGAGATCCTTCAACTTGGGCTGAAGTTGTTTGGAAGTTGTTTGAAGATAAAACTTTTATCAGGAAAGATACGTCTAAAGAAATATGTGAATCAGGATATGATATACATTTAGAGAGTGAATATCTCGAAAGAATATATTTAAATCTTTTACATAAATGA
- a CDS encoding VOC family protein yields MEIKSRFDHFNINVTDLERSIAFYEKALGLKEHHRKEAADGSFILVYLTDNTTGFLLELTWLRDHTEAYELGENESHLCFRVAGDYDAVRQYHKEMDCVCFENTSMGLYFINDPDDYWIEILPERL; encoded by the coding sequence ATGGAAATAAAAAGTAGATTTGACCACTTCAATATCAATGTGACTGATCTGGAACGTAGCATTGCTTTCTACGAAAAAGCATTGGGATTGAAAGAACATCACCGGAAAGAGGCAGCCGACGGCTCTTTTATCCTGGTATATCTCACAGATAACACCACCGGTTTTTTATTGGAACTCACCTGGCTGCGAGACCATACCGAAGCCTATGAATTGGGAGAGAACGAAAGTCATCTTTGCTTCCGTGTAGCGGGAGATTATGATGCCGTACGCCAATATCACAAAGAAATGGACTGCGTATGCTTTGAGAATACTTCCATGGGGCTCTATTTCATCAATGATCCGGATGACTACTGGATTGAAATATTACCGGAACGACTTTAA
- a CDS encoding DUF6032 family protein, protein MTSTSFFIIKAISFIVFVYNLASSDWSNLSRVLLFIISFFVFLLVTNVYQRKVKIVTLGYLVYFFLAFLAQNVGPYAIIYNSHIQNLIQRFPNICVPNDHYTLYFLIFIFVSTVIYIYLLCIDKISIEQKVWVYMPTRQEARKIMMAFFIILLPIWILGNRSYATILVPFTSYFIISIWKYPFTRKIVVFIIGFIASVLILISQLFSRFIFVQYVFPFILIWFLNNGLLFSRKEKISYKVIGFFLLFCSLAILYGIISEMMKLNANFDGNYTFNDMFEVLSEPQLLQNWLSRQTYRIFDIWSHLGGNIIDYIDQKGYLWGITYVKSFAPILGFDYVSLPLISANMIGADYAQPGLVAEGYANWGIYGAIINMIFVFFVAELLFDYFLRKQSTLNLLLYIGTFSQVLLDGGTINSIIFMSIFCFLTCLFNAKIKF, encoded by the coding sequence ATGACTAGTACTTCTTTCTTTATTATTAAGGCTATATCTTTTATAGTATTTGTTTATAATTTAGCGAGTTCTGATTGGAGTAATCTTTCTCGAGTATTGTTATTTATAATTTCGTTTTTTGTCTTTTTATTAGTAACAAATGTATATCAAAGAAAAGTAAAAATAGTAACACTAGGTTATTTGGTCTATTTCTTTTTGGCTTTTTTAGCTCAAAATGTAGGTCCATATGCAATTATTTACAATTCTCACATACAGAATTTGATACAGAGGTTTCCTAATATTTGTGTACCAAATGATCATTACACTTTATACTTTCTTATTTTTATTTTTGTTTCAACTGTTATTTATATTTATCTTTTATGTATTGATAAAATTTCTATTGAGCAGAAAGTATGGGTATACATGCCTACAAGACAAGAAGCTCGAAAAATAATGATGGCATTTTTTATAATCTTGTTGCCTATATGGATATTAGGGAATAGGTCCTATGCTACAATTCTAGTTCCTTTTACAAGTTATTTTATCATTTCTATTTGGAAATATCCTTTTACAAGGAAAATAGTAGTATTTATTATTGGTTTTATTGCATCGGTATTGATCCTTATTTCGCAATTATTTTCTCGGTTTATATTCGTTCAATATGTGTTCCCTTTTATTTTAATTTGGTTTTTGAATAATGGATTGCTATTTTCAAGAAAAGAAAAAATAAGTTATAAAGTTATTGGCTTTTTTCTATTGTTTTGTTCTTTAGCGATTTTGTATGGTATCATTTCAGAGATGATGAAGTTAAATGCAAATTTTGATGGAAACTATACTTTCAATGATATGTTTGAAGTATTAAGTGAGCCGCAATTATTGCAAAATTGGTTATCTAGGCAAACATATCGTATTTTTGATATTTGGTCACATTTGGGGGGGAATATAATAGATTATATTGACCAGAAAGGATATTTATGGGGAATTACATATGTAAAGAGCTTTGCACCTATATTAGGTTTTGATTATGTAAGCCTTCCATTAATTTCAGCAAATATGATTGGTGCAGATTATGCTCAACCTGGTTTGGTGGCAGAAGGGTACGCTAATTGGGGAATATATGGGGCTATAATTAATATGATATTTGTTTTTTTCGTTGCAGAGTTATTGTTTGATTATTTTTTACGAAAACAATCTACCTTAAATTTGTTACTTTATATTGGAACTTTTTCCCAGGTATTACTAGATGGGGGGACCATTAATTCTATTATTTTCATGTCTATATTTTGTTTCTTAACTTGTTTGTTTAATGCCAAAATCAAATTTTAA
- a CDS encoding class I SAM-dependent methyltransferase: protein MNTSLLPAEKDPMGAAIADFYHRQKADRLRVFSSQFDEDEIPVKQLFRKAGQMPLLERTALAMATGTILDVGAGSGCHALALQESGKEVSAIDISPLSVEVMKLRGVKDARQVNLFDERFAATFDTILMLMNGSGIIGRLENMPLFFRKMKQLLRPDGCILMDSSDLRYLFEDEDGSFLIDLAGDYYGEIDFRMQYKDIQGDPFDWLYIDFQTLSAYAADNGFKAEMIKEGKHYDYLARLTVAL, encoded by the coding sequence ATGAATACATCCCTGCTCCCGGCAGAAAAAGACCCCATGGGTGCTGCCATAGCCGATTTTTATCATCGCCAAAAAGCAGACAGATTACGCGTATTTTCTTCTCAGTTCGATGAAGACGAAATACCCGTCAAACAACTTTTCCGCAAAGCCGGACAAATGCCTCTACTCGAACGCACAGCCCTCGCAATGGCTACCGGAACAATACTCGACGTAGGTGCCGGAAGCGGTTGCCACGCTCTTGCCCTTCAAGAGAGCGGTAAAGAAGTTTCCGCCATCGACATCTCCCCTTTATCCGTCGAAGTGATGAAACTGCGGGGAGTGAAAGATGCCCGCCAAGTCAATCTGTTCGACGAACGCTTTGCCGCGACTTTCGATACCATCCTTATGTTGATGAACGGTTCCGGCATTATCGGACGTTTGGAGAATATGCCTCTCTTCTTCCGCAAGATGAAACAATTACTCCGCCCGGATGGTTGCATCCTGATGGATTCGAGTGACCTCCGCTATCTGTTCGAAGATGAAGACGGCAGCTTCCTGATCGACCTGGCAGGAGATTATTATGGAGAAATTGACTTCCGCATGCAATATAAAGATATTCAAGGCGATCCTTTCGACTGGCTGTATATCGACTTCCAGACCCTCAGCGCCTATGCTGCCGACAATGGCTTCAAGGCCGAAATGATAAAAGAGGGTAAGCACTATGACTATCTGGCCCGGCTGACTGTTGCCTTATAA
- a CDS encoding glycosyltransferase, giving the protein MKLAVISSIYKNDSLSKIKQSLQSLLNQENVTCDIYLYCDGPVSIDIVHFLDSFDQNSLYIFKQEQNRGLAHALNELLNIVLTKEYEYIARMDADDISMPERFVKQIAFMNSHPDIDCLGTWAIEIDDDGKEYFRKKMPITHEECLELFKKRDCMIHPTVMFRRSYFEKAGLYPEDTYFGEDTMMWAKGFKSGCKFANVPEYLFKFRLDSNFFERRRGWKHAKSIYTLRHRVNRMLGFGWKEDCYALLYAMAKLMPKSILDIIYKTVR; this is encoded by the coding sequence ATGAAATTGGCTGTCATTTCTTCTATCTACAAAAATGATTCGCTTTCTAAAATAAAGCAATCCTTACAAAGTTTGTTGAATCAAGAAAATGTTACTTGTGATATTTATTTATATTGTGATGGTCCTGTTTCGATTGATATTGTGCATTTCTTAGACTCATTTGATCAAAACTCACTTTATATATTTAAGCAAGAACAAAATAGAGGATTGGCTCATGCACTAAATGAATTATTGAATATCGTTCTTACAAAAGAATACGAATATATTGCTCGTATGGATGCTGATGATATTTCCATGCCGGAACGTTTTGTGAAGCAGATCGCATTTATGAATTCACATCCGGATATTGATTGCCTTGGTACTTGGGCAATAGAAATTGATGATGACGGAAAAGAATATTTTCGAAAAAAAATGCCGATAACTCATGAAGAATGTTTGGAACTGTTTAAAAAGCGGGATTGTATGATTCATCCTACTGTGATGTTTCGACGTTCATATTTTGAGAAAGCTGGTTTATATCCCGAAGACACCTACTTTGGAGAAGATACTATGATGTGGGCTAAAGGTTTTAAAAGTGGATGTAAATTTGCCAATGTACCCGAATATCTGTTTAAGTTTAGATTGGATTCAAACTTCTTTGAAAGAAGGCGGGGGTGGAAACATGCAAAATCTATTTATACTTTACGTCATCGTGTTAATAGAATGTTAGGGTTCGGATGGAAGGAAGATTGTTATGCATTGCTATATGCTATGGCCAAATTAATGCCTAAATCTATTCTTGACATAATCTATAAAACAGTACGTTGA
- a CDS encoding polysaccharide pyruvyl transferase family protein gives MRKILLTYGDIKTINIGDYIQSIAAKQFFDDDNYIFFNRDELKLYKGEPAKVIMNAWMTYKPYNWPPSSQVYPLFVALHINSSAESRFLSHDSIKYLKKYEPIGCRDYHTMNILKGKGVNAYFSGCLTTTLGKTYKYNGKREGIYIVDPLSYMPNGNNFFEIMKAVVQTVFYMKPVLKILRNYKKNNRFTINISKVGIGRLLLITKSYLLLRKLVVPDVLYNAIFITQFNMSNEYSSESERFARADELLTKMASAQYVITSRIHCALPCLGFETPVVYIRNLSESKKSTCRLGGLESLFNVITVKGENVTSNFFDGLFKRDSSFKNKIDFVEYRDRLINICNKFMMS, from the coding sequence ATGAGGAAGATATTATTAACATATGGAGATATTAAAACCATAAATATTGGTGATTATATTCAGAGTATCGCCGCTAAACAATTTTTTGATGATGATAATTATATATTTTTCAATCGTGATGAATTAAAGTTGTATAAAGGGGAACCTGCAAAAGTCATAATGAATGCTTGGATGACTTATAAACCATATAATTGGCCTCCTTCATCTCAGGTTTATCCATTATTTGTTGCATTACATATCAATTCTTCTGCAGAAAGTCGCTTTTTGTCACATGATAGTATTAAGTATTTAAAAAAGTATGAACCCATAGGGTGCCGCGATTATCATACAATGAATATTTTAAAAGGAAAAGGTGTTAATGCTTATTTTTCGGGATGTCTTACTACTACTTTGGGTAAAACTTATAAATATAATGGAAAACGTGAGGGGATATACATTGTTGATCCACTTTCATACATGCCTAATGGGAATAATTTTTTTGAAATAATGAAAGCTGTTGTACAAACTGTTTTTTATATGAAGCCTGTGCTAAAGATTCTTAGAAATTATAAAAAGAATAATAGATTTACTATTAATATATCCAAAGTAGGAATAGGACGTTTATTGTTAATAACCAAGTCTTATTTGCTTTTGAGAAAGCTAGTAGTTCCTGACGTATTATACAATGCAATATTTATAACACAATTTAATATGTCTAATGAATATTCTTCTGAATCAGAAAGATTTGCTCGGGCTGATGAATTATTAACTAAAATGGCCTCAGCTCAATATGTGATAACTTCTAGAATCCACTGTGCTCTTCCTTGCTTAGGCTTTGAGACCCCTGTGGTTTATATTAGAAATCTATCAGAAAGCAAGAAGAGCACTTGTCGATTAGGGGGACTTGAATCTCTATTTAATGTGATAACTGTGAAGGGGGAAAATGTTACTTCCAATTTTTTTGATGGACTATTTAAACGAGATTCTTCTTTTAAGAATAAAATTGATTTTGTAGAATATAGAGATCGATTAATTAATATATGTAATAAATTTATGATGTCATGA
- a CDS encoding DegT/DnrJ/EryC1/StrS aminotransferase family protein — translation MKIPFSPPYIDEAVINEVVDSLRSGWITSGPKVKALEEEIKSFSGAKEVLCVNSWTSGAIMMLRWLGVKEGDEVIVPAYTYSATALAVLHAGAKPVMVDSGTDFNISVEAVRKAITPKTKAIIPVDIAGFPCDYERIMALVQEPEMVKLFRSESPVQEKLGRILVMNDAAHSLGARYSSRQRTGCETDVAIFSLHAVKNVTTAEGGAICLNLPKPFDNTELYKELRMTSLNCQTKDAFSKSKAGGWRYDIVGFGMKINMADVNAAIGLAQIREYPELLKERKRVFNAYSDAFSACDWAIVPPSVDGEKESSYHIYALRIKDFTEEQRDRMIDEIAKSEVAVNVHFIPMPMLSFFKSMGYDIKDYPQAYQNFKSEISLPIYPQLDSEKLNFIIETVKAAYATVIAENR, via the coding sequence ATGAAAATACCTTTTTCACCACCTTATATTGACGAGGCGGTCATCAACGAAGTCGTTGATTCGTTACGTTCCGGTTGGATCACATCCGGTCCGAAAGTGAAGGCTTTGGAGGAAGAAATTAAATCTTTCTCAGGAGCAAAAGAAGTGCTTTGTGTCAATTCCTGGACATCAGGAGCTATTATGATGTTGCGTTGGCTGGGAGTGAAGGAGGGCGATGAAGTGATTGTTCCTGCCTATACTTACAGTGCAACGGCATTGGCTGTGCTCCATGCCGGAGCCAAACCGGTAATGGTGGATTCCGGAACTGATTTTAATATTTCGGTGGAGGCTGTTCGTAAAGCTATTACTCCTAAAACAAAGGCGATTATACCCGTAGATATTGCTGGTTTTCCCTGCGATTATGAAAGAATCATGGCACTGGTGCAGGAACCAGAAATGGTAAAACTGTTCCGTTCGGAATCTCCTGTGCAAGAAAAATTGGGACGCATCTTGGTGATGAATGATGCTGCCCACTCTTTGGGAGCACGTTACAGTAGCCGTCAGCGTACCGGTTGTGAAACTGATGTGGCTATCTTTTCACTTCATGCCGTGAAAAATGTGACTACTGCCGAAGGTGGGGCCATTTGCCTGAATCTGCCTAAGCCGTTCGATAATACGGAGTTGTATAAAGAGCTACGGATGACAAGCTTGAACTGCCAGACCAAGGATGCTTTTTCGAAATCTAAAGCCGGAGGATGGCGTTATGATATTGTCGGTTTCGGGATGAAAATCAATATGGCCGATGTAAATGCCGCCATAGGACTGGCACAGATACGAGAATATCCGGAATTGCTGAAAGAACGAAAGCGGGTGTTTAATGCTTATAGCGATGCTTTTTCGGCTTGTGACTGGGCCATCGTTCCGCCTTCTGTGGATGGGGAAAAGGAAAGCTCTTATCACATTTATGCTTTGCGTATTAAGGACTTTACCGAAGAACAACGCGACCGGATGATTGATGAAATCGCTAAAAGTGAAGTGGCTGTCAATGTGCACTTTATACCGATGCCGATGTTGTCGTTCTTCAAATCGATGGGATATGATATAAAGGATTATCCACAGGCTTATCAGAACTTTAAGAGCGAGATATCATTGCCGATATATCCCCAATTGGATAGTGAAAAATTGAATTTCATTATTGAAACCGTAAAGGCGGCCTATGCGACCGTAATTGCAGAAAACCGATAG
- a CDS encoding sugar transferase: MIRFFDIVFSLLGILLLSPVFLLLYIAICLESKGGGFYKQLRVGRYGGDFYVYKFRSMRVGADKKGLITVGGRDPRITRTGYLIRKYKLDELPQLFNVLKGDMSLVGPRPEVRKYVDLYTDEQKKVLSVRPGITDYASIEYVDENMILGEASDPDRAYIEQIMPDKIRYNMKYICNRSVKEYFKIIFLTFWSIIR; the protein is encoded by the coding sequence TTGATCCGTTTTTTTGATATCGTTTTTTCCCTTTTGGGAATTCTTCTGCTTTCTCCCGTTTTTCTTCTTCTTTATATAGCCATTTGTCTCGAAAGTAAAGGAGGTGGTTTCTATAAACAGCTCCGTGTGGGAAGGTACGGAGGGGATTTTTATGTTTATAAATTTCGTTCGATGCGTGTAGGGGCTGATAAAAAGGGGTTGATAACGGTAGGAGGGAGAGATCCGAGAATAACTCGTACCGGATACCTGATCCGGAAGTATAAATTGGATGAATTGCCTCAGTTGTTTAACGTACTGAAAGGAGATATGAGTCTGGTAGGGCCCCGTCCTGAGGTTCGTAAGTATGTGGATTTATATACCGATGAACAAAAGAAAGTATTGAGTGTACGTCCGGGGATTACGGATTATGCTTCTATTGAGTATGTAGATGAAAATATGATTCTTGGAGAGGCTTCGGATCCTGACAGAGCATATATAGAACAGATTATGCCCGATAAGATACGGTATAATATGAAATATATCTGTAATCGTTCGGTGAAGGAATATTTTAAAATTATATTTCTGACATTTTGGAGCATCATTCGTTAG